A single Osmerus mordax isolate fOsmMor3 chromosome 7, fOsmMor3.pri, whole genome shotgun sequence DNA region contains:
- the samd10b gene encoding sterile alpha motif domain-containing protein 10 has protein sequence MTVCVSASSFSFCRASLEHTVSAEELSYQLPRRAGGSLTWHDGRGQKTTHTRTVKLLQQPGTEGIQLRPGEAFTVYHTSPTLSSLSKPVVLWTQQDVCKWLKKHCPHNYLTYVEAFSHHAITGRALLRLNGEKLQRMGIVQETLRQEVLQQVLQLQVREEVRNLQLLSRASFGNFS, from the exons cggCGTCCAGCTTCAGTTTCTGCCGCGCGTCCCTGGAGCACACAGTGTCTGCCGAGGAGCTCAGCTACCAGCTGCCTCGCCGCGCAGGGGGCAGTCTGACCTGGCACGATGGGCGCGGCCAGAAgaccacccacacacgcactgtcAAACTACTGCAGCAGCCTGGCACAGAGggcatccag CTGCGTCCAGGCGAGGCCTTCACTGTGTACCACACCAGTCCTACGCTGTCAAGTCTGTCCAAACCAGTGGTGCTGTGGACCCAGCAGGACGTCTGCAAGTGGCTCAAGAAGCACTGTCCTCACAACTACCTGACCTACGTGGAGGCTTTCTCCCACCATGCcatcacag GGCGTGCGCTGCTGCGTCTCAACGGGGAGAAGCTGCAGAGGATGGGCATCGTCCAGGAGACGCTCAGACAAGAAGTCCTCCAGCAGGTCCTCCAGCTTCAGGTTCGAGAGGAGGTCCGGAACCTTCAGCTGCTCAGCAGAG CCTCCTTTGGAAACTTCTCTTAG